Below is a genomic region from Pseudomonas berkeleyensis.
GCCTGCTCGGCCCCGGCATCATGCGCCTGATGGACATCATGCTGGCACTGCCCTCGCTGCTGCTGGCCGTGGCCATCGTCGCCATTCTCGGCCCCGGGCTGATCAACACCATCTTCGCCATCGCCATCGTCTCGCTGCCATCCTATGTGCGCCTTACTCGCGCTGCGGTGATGGGCGAGCTGAATCGCGACTACGTCACTGCCGCGCAACTGGCCGGCGCCAGCCTGCCGCGACTGATGTTCGTCACCGTGTTGCCCAACTGCATGGCGCCGCTGATCGTGCAGGCCACCCTGAGCTTCTCCTCGGCGATTCTCGACGCCGCCGCACTGGGTTTTCTCGGCCTCGGTGTGCAGCCACCAACGCCCGAGTGGGGCACCATGCTGGCCTCGGCTCGCGACTACATCGAGCGCGCCTGGTGGGTGGTCACTCTGCCCGGCCTGGCCATTCTGCTCAGCGTGCTGGCGATCAACCTGATGGGTGATGGCCTGCGCGATGCGCTCGACCCGAAACTCAAGAACGCCATCTGAGGAGGCCTGCATGCACGACTTCGATTCGGTGCGCACGGCGCACCGCCTCCCTGCGAGGGCCTGCGCATGAGCCTGCTGGATATCCACAATCTGTCCGTGCGCTTCGGCGGCGCCGACGCCGTACCCGTAGTCGATGGCCTCGACCTCTCGGTGAAAAAGGGCGAGGTGCTGGCCATCGTCGGTGAGTCCGGCTCCGGCAAGTCGGTGACCATGATGGCGCTGATGGGGCTGATCGACGCTCCCGGCATCGTCCATGCCGATTGCCTGCAGTTCGACGGCACCGACATGTTGCGCCTGAAAGGCAGGCAGCGCCGGCATATCGTCGGCAAGGATCTGGCCATGGTTTTCCAGGATCCGATGACCGCCCTCAATCCCAGTTACACCGTGGGTTTCCAGATCGAGGAAGTGCTGCGCCAGCACATGGGCCTGAAAGGCAAGGCCGCCCGCGCACGTGCCCTCGAGCTGCTGGAGCGGGTGGAGATTCCCGGCGCGGCCAGCCGCCTCGATGCCTATCCACATCAACTCTCCGGTGGCATGAGCCAGCGCGTGGCGATCGCCATGGCGATCGCTGCCGAGCCCAAGCTGCTGATCGCCGACGAGCCGACCACGGCGCTGGACGTGACCATCCAGGCGCAGATCATGGAGTTGCTGCTGAACCTGCAGCGCGACCAGGGCATGGCCCTGGTGCTGATCACGCATGACCTGGCGGTGGTCGCCGAAACCGCTCAGCGCGTCTGCGTGATGTACGCCGGGCAGGCGGTGGAGCTGGGCCAGGTACCGACCCTGTTCGATGCGCCCAGCCATCCCTATACCGAGGCCTTGCTCAAGGCGCTTCCTGAAAGGAGCTTGGCTGAGCACGGCTCAGGGGCCAGCCGCCTGGCCACCCTGCCCGGCATCGTGCCTGGCCGCTACGACCGCCCGCAGGGCTGCCTGCTGTCACCGCGCTGCCCTTACGTACAGGAACGCTGCCGCCAGCAACGACCAGCTCTGGACGAACATGCCCGTGGCGCCGCGCGCTGCTTCTTTCCCCTGGAGGTGGCCTGATGAGCAACGTACTCGAGGCCCATGAGCTGACCCGTCACTACAACGTCTCGCGCGGCCTATTCAAACCGGCAGCGACGGTGCAGGCGCTCAACGGCGTGTCCTTCAACCTGGAGGCCGGCAAGACCTTGGCCGTGGTCGGCGAGTCCGGCTGCGGCAAGTCGACCCTGGCTCGTGCCCTGACCCTGATCGAGCAGCCCAGTTCCGGCAGCCTGCAGATCGCCGGGCGTGAAGTGACCGGCGCCAGCAAAGCCGAGCGCCGGCAATTGCGCCGCGACGTACAAATGGTGTTCCAGAACCCCTATGCCTCACTCAACCCGCGGCAGAAGGTCGGCGACCAATTGGCCGAGCCGCTGCTGATCAACACCCGCCTGAGCGCGGCCGAACGCCGCGAGAAGGTGCAGGCGATGATGCAACAGGTCGGCCTGCGTCCCGAGCATTACCACCGCTATCCGCACATGTTCTCTGGCGGCCAGCGCCAGCGCATCGCCCTGGCTCGCGCGATGATGCTGCAGCCCAAGGTGCTGGTGGCGGACGAACCGACCTCGGCGCTGGACGTGTCGATCCAGGCGCAAGTGCTCAATCTGTTCATGGATCTGCAGGAGCAGTTCGGCACCGGCTACGTGTTCATCTCGCATAACCTCGCGGTGGTGCGCCATGTCGCCGACGACGTGCTGGTGATGTACCTCGGTCGCCCGGTGGAAATGGGCCCGGCCGAAGTGCTCTATGAGCGCCCGCTGCATCCTTATACGCAGGTGTTGTTGTCAGCGACGCCGACCATCCATCCCGATCCGGACAAACCGCGAGTGCGTGTCAGCGGTGAGCTACCCAATCCGCTCGACCCGCCGTCGGGCTGCGCCTTCCACAAACGCTGCCCGTATGCCGATCAACGCTGCCGGGAAGAACGCCCCGAGCTGCGGCTGATCGCTGCACGGCAGGTGGCCTGCCATCATGTGGAGCGCCTAGAGTGACTTCTCGTAGGGTGTTGTGGGGCACCCAGGTCGTGCGCACTGGTAAGCATCGCAGTATTCCCGGTGCGCACGGCGCCCCCTACCCAGGGCACTTGCCGACATGTACTGCGTATCGTGACACCAGCGACTCGTCGGGTGCCGCAAAATCGCCTCAAGGTACCGACGGCAACGTCAGCTCGATGCTTTCGGCCAACGAGTCCTCCAGTCGCTGCAGCTCGACACCGACCGCAGCGGCATCGTCGGCAAGGGTTTGCGCGATGTGCAGAAACTCCGGCGTCGCCTCCACGAAGGCCAGCACCACCATCGGGTCGAAGCGTGTACCACTGGCCGCGCTGATCTGCGCCACTGCCTGATCCAGGCTCACTGGCGGCAGATAAGGGTGTGGACAGGTCAGTGCCTCGAAGTCGCCGACCAGCGCCATCAGCCGCGCCGACAATGGAATCTGCTCGCCATGCAGGCCTTGCGGGTAGCCCTTGCCATCCCAGCGCTCGTGCTGGCCATAGACGATGTCCTTGGCGTCGGAAAGAAAGTCGGTGATGCTGCCCAGCCGGCGCTCGGCCCGCTCCAGCGCATCGCGCCCAGCGATCACTCCCTCCTTGAGCAGGCGCAGATCGTCCTCATCCGGTTCACCGTGGTTGAGCAGCACGCGGTCGGGCAAGGTCAGCCGGTCGATCACATGCAGCATGGCTGACTTGCCCAGCTGGGCGATGCGCTCCTCGTTCAGTGCATCCGACAAGGCCGGCTGCTGACGCGCCAACGCCGCCGCCAGGCAGGTCATGTAGCGCTCGGTACGCACGAGACGACGGCTGCAAGGGTTGTCGCGCATCACCGCCAGGCTGGCCATGGCCTCGATGGTGACATCCTGCAGGTTCTGGATGTCGCGAATGCGGCGCTTGACCTCGAGTTCCAGGTACTCGCTCTTGTCGCGCAGGTAGTCGGTAGCCACCTTGAGCTGCAACTGCGCCTTGACCCGGGCAAGGACGATGGGCGGGCTAACCGGCTTGGTAATGTAATCGGCAGCGCCAAGATCGAAACCCAGTTGTTCGTCGGCGACCTCGCTCCTGGCCGTCACCAGGATCAGCGGGATATGCCGGGTACGCGCATCGATCTTGAGCTGGCGACAAAGCGCGTAGTCATCCTGCCAGCCAAGCAGGATCAGGTCGGGCTGCGGCTTGCGCCTTGCTGCATGCAGCGCCTCGTCACTGCCAACCAGCTTGACCTGATAGCGGTCGACCAGCAACGCACCCAGGCGTTGGCGAGCATCCACGGCGTCATCCACCACCAGAATCAGTTCCTGTTCCGGTCTGTCGAGCATTCCCCGCATGGCGATCTCCCTTGGCTGCCCGCCTGTAGATCATTAAAGGCGCTGGACTGCATTTGCGCTCACACTGCCTTACAACTGACCGCGCCAGCGCTTTGAAAGTGCAATGCGGATTGGCAGGGCGACGAGCGCAGCCGACAATCGTCAGCAGAATCCCGCTCGGAGGCATGCAACCGATGCTCGACCATGAACGCTGCTGGCAGGCTGTGTGCGAACGCGATGCCGCGCAGGACGGTCTTTTCGTCTTCGCCGTACGCAGCACCGGCATCTATTGCCGGCCGAGCTGCCCGGCCCGGCGACCGCGGCGTGACAACGTCAGCTTTCACCACGATGCCGCCAGTGCCGAAGCCGCTGGTTTTCGCCCGTGCAAACGCTGCTCGCCACAAGGACAAAGCCCGGCGCAGCAACTCGACGCGCTGGTCGCCGCAGCCTGCGAGCTGCTACGTGGCGAGGTGCGCCTGACTTTGCCGCAACTGGCCGCCCGTATCGGCCTCTCCCCTTCCCACCTGGCACGCGCTTTCAAGGCCCGTACCGGAATGACGCCCAACGCCTGGGCCGCCGCCGAGCGACGCCGGCGCCTGGACGATCACCTGCTGCAAGCCGACAGCGTGCTCGATGCGGCCCTGGCCGCCGGCTACTCCGGCACCCGCGCGCTGTATGAAAAGCCCCAGGCGATGAGCCCCGGCCAACGCCGCCAGCGTGGCGCCGGCGAACACCTGCGCTATGCCATCGCCCCCTGCCCGCTCGGCCAGGTGTTGCTGGCCACCAGCGACCAAGGCATCTGCGCCCTGCTGTTCGGCGATGAGCCGGCAGCCCTGCGTGAGGAGTTGCAGCAGCGCTTCGCCGCCGCCCGGTTGGAGGAGGATGAAGAAGGCCTGCGAGCCTCGCTGGAGCAGGTACTGGCGCAACTGGAGGAACCGGAGCGGGCCGCGCATCTGCCGCTGGATATTCGAGGTACCGCCTTCCAGCAACGCGTGTGGCAAGCCTTGCAGGGCATTCCCAGAGGCGAAACCCGCAGCTACGCACAACTGGCCGGGCAGTTGGACAGCCATCCCCGCGCGATTGCCCGCGCCTGCGCCAGTAACGCCATCGGCCTGCTGTTGCCGTGCCACCGGGTGGTCGCCAGTGATGGAAGCCTCAGCGGCTACCGCTGGGGGCTGGCTCGCAAGCGGCAGTTGCTGGAGCAGGAACAGTCATAAGCCATCGCGGTTGTCCGGTGCGCACGGCGCACCCTACGGGCACACGGGTAGGGTGCGCCGTGCGCACCAATCGCTCCCCTGCTCGCCGCCCTACACCAACATCGCCTTGGCCACTTCGTTGCGCGTGCTGCGCCCCACCAGTTGCTCCACCAGCGTCAGCGCAAAAGCCAGAGCCGTGCCCGGCCCCTGGCTGGTGATGCAATTGCCGTCCACCACCACAGGCTCATCGACGAAGCTGCAACCACTGAGCCGATCACTGAAGCTCGGATAACAGGCCATCCGTCGCTGCCGCAGCACGCCGTAGTGCTGCAACGCGACCGCTGGCGCGGCGCAGATGGCGGCGAACAGTTCACCGGCCTTGGCCTGTTTGCGTACCCGCTCGGCCAGCGGTTCGAAATCAGCCAGGCGCTGTGCACCCGGCATGCCGCCGGGCAATACGATGAGGTCGAAATCCTGCGCCAGAACATCGAGCAACATGGCATCGGCAGTCAGCCGGGTACCGCGGGCACAGGTGATCATCCGGCGATCCTCGACACTGGCCAACACCACCTCGATTTCCGCACGGCGCAGCACGTCGATCAAGGTCACGCATTCGAGGTCTTCACTGCCGTCGGCCACGGCAATCAGGGCACGTTTACTCATGTCTGAAATCCTTTCTGAAACGGACTGAAACTGACCATAAGGTCATAAATTCACCAGGCAAAATCTTGCTGCTATGATGCGCCCCTTTCGCAGAATCCAGCACTTTATCTGCCGATTCGGACAGATGTGCTTTGCTGAACATTGCCGGCGCCGTTTGCGCCTCTGGGGAGCCCCGCCATGCTGGAAAGACTGTTCCAACTCCAAGCCCACAACACCAATGTGCGCACCGAGGTGCTGGCCGGGGTCACTACTTTCCTGACCATGGCCTACATCCTCTTCGTCAACCCGAGCATCCTCAGCGAAACCGGCATGGACAAGGGCGCGGTGTTCGTCGCCACCTGCCTGGCCGCCGCGTTCGGCTCGGCGGTGATGGGCATGATCGCCAACTACCCGATCGCCCTGGCACCGGGCATGGGTCTGAACGCCTTCTTCACCTACACCGTGGTGCTGGGCATGGGCCACACCTGGCAGGTGGCCCTGGGTGCAGTATTCCTCTCGGCGTGCCTGTTCTTCCTGCTGTCGATCTTCAAGATTCGCGAGTGGATCATCAACAGCATCCCGCTGGAGCTACGCTCGGCCATCGCCGCTGGTATCGGCCTGTTCCTCGCACTGATCGCCCTGCAGAACGCCGGTATCGTCGTCGCCAACCCGGCCACCATGGTCGGCATGGGTGACCTGGGCAGCCCGCAGGCGCTGTTGGCGATCCTCGGCTTCTTCCTGATCATCGGCATGGAAGCGCTGCGCATCACCGGTGCCGTGCTGATCAGCATCCTGGTGGTGACCGGCCTGAGCATCCTGCTCGGCGTCAGCGAATTCGGCGGCGTGGTGTCGATGCCACCGTCGCTGGCACCGACCTTCATGCAACTGGATATCGCCGGCGCGCTGGACGTGGGCCTGATCAGCGTGATCTTCGCCTTTCTGTTCGTCGACTTGTTCGACAACTCCGGCACCCTCATCGCCGTGGCCAAGAAGGCCGGCCTGATGCGCAAGGACGGCCACCTGCCGAAGATGGGCCGTGCGCTGATCGCCGACAGCACCGCTGCTCTGGGCGGCTCGCTGCTGGGCACCAGCACCACCACCAGCTACATCGAGTCGGCGGCGGGCGTCAGTGCCGGCGGGCGCACCGGCCTGACCGCCATCGTGGTCGCCGTGCTGTTTCTCTTCGCCCTGTTCTTCGCGCCGCTGGCCGGCAGCGTACCGGCCTTCGCCACCGCTCCGGCGCTGCTGTTCGTCGCCGTGCTGATGGCCTCGGGCATGGCCGAGATCGAGTGGAGCGACATCACCGTCGCTGCGCCGGTGGTAGTCACCGCGCTGGCCATGCCGCTGACCTACTCCATCGCCACCGGTATCGCCTTCGGCTTCATCACCTGGGTAGCGGCCAAGACCCTGGCCGGTCGTGCCCGTGAGCTGAACGGCATGCTGGTAGCGCTGGCCGTGTTCTGCGTGATCAAGCTGTCGCTGTTCTGAGGGCCAGCGCTGGCCATTGGTGGGCTGAAGGCCACCCTACACCGTTGTTAAACGCTTGAAGTAGGGCGCGCCGCGCAGCCGAAGCAAGATGATGGACTCGAGGCGCACGGCGTGCCCCTACGAATTCAGGTCTTCCCGCGTTTGCGAAACTCCACCGGCGTTTCCCCGACCCAGCGCTTGAACGCGCGGTAAAAGGTGCTCGGCTCGGAGAAGCCGGTGCGCTCGACGATCACCTCGATGCGCTCGTCGGTCTTGAGCAGCAGCTCCTTGGCCAGGCGGCAACGGTAGTCGGTGATCAGATCATTGAAGCGCACGCCGGCCATGGCCAGGCGTTCACGCAGGCGCCGTGCCGGCATGTTGAGACGACCCGCAACCTGCTCCAGCGTCGCACCGCCATCGACCAGCAGCTCGGCGATCAGCTCACGCACCTGGCGCACCAGATCCAGCCGTTCGACCTCGGCCAGCTGCCGCCGTGCCAGCGACTCGTGCATGCGCAGCAACTCCGGCGCAGCATGTCGCGACGGCTTGTCCAGCACAGCAGCATCGAACACCAGCACATAAGCGTCGGCACCGAGGCGCCCTGGGCAGCCATAAACGGCCTGGTAGCGTTCCGCCGAGGCGCCCTCTTCGTGCATGAACTGCACTTCCAGCGGCGTGAACTCATCTTCGGTCAGCGCCGAGAACAGGCGAATCACCGCACCCGCCAGCATTTCGGGAAAATGCCGTGGCGTGCCGGGCGACAGCCCCAGCGAGAGCACCGCGCGCTCACCGTCGACATCCAGCCGCGCATTGAGCGTATCGGAGAGCAGGCGCACGTAGCGCAAGGCATGGCGCAGGCCAGCGCCAAAGGTCTCGCTGGAGAGAAACAGATATTCCAGCAGCAGGCCATGGAAGGCTGGCAGGTGCTGGGCCAGAAACAGCCCGACATGCTCCTCGCCGCATTCTTCACTGGCGGCCTTCCAGAACGCTGCCTGGGCGGCATGGGGAAAGCGGCCAGCAGGCAGCCCGCCAGGCGGCAGGCCAACACGCGCCAGCACACGGTCAGGGTCGGCGCCGCTGGCACGCAAGGCATCGATTACCGGGCGCATCAGCGCCACATCGTCGGTCAGATCACGCATGTTTTCCGCTGTTGTTGTTATTCGTGAACCGCGCCATCTTAGGGGCTGCGGGCTACCGCGCGCAAACCGGCGCGGCAGACGGATTGACTGGCCTGCCACGGAGCCAGGCAATACAGCCAATGCATGCACAGGCGCGGACGCTAAGCTGCTGTCATCGATTTTTTACCGAGGAGTGTTTCATGGCCACCGAATGGCTCGACCTCAATGCCCCGCCGGCCCTGCCCGGCCTGTTCCTGCGCGCGGCGCTGCGGCGCAAGGTGACCGGCCGCCAGCTGCCGAACCTGGGCCTGCGCTGCCGGGTGGAGGTCGATCCCAGGCATCTGCAACGCTATCGGCAAATCTGCGCCATCGCCGACAGTGCCTACCTGCCTCCGGTCTATCCACACATCCTGGCCTTCGGCCTGCAGATGAAACTGCTCACCGACCGCCGTTTTCCCTTCCCGCTGCTGGGCCTGGTGCACCTGGAAAATCGTATCCGCGTGTTGCGCCCGCTCGGCGGCTTGGGGCCCTTCCAGATCAGCGTACAGGTGGTCGACCTGCAACCCCACGACAAGGGCGCCACCTTCAGCCTGATCACTCGCCTGGAAGATCAGCTCGGCCTGCTCTGGGAAGGTGACAGTCGCATCCTCTGCCGTGCCCTGCGCCTCGACGGCCAGCCACAACCACGTGCCGAACAGCAGCCACTGCAACTGATGCCATTGGCCGACTGGGCAGCCCCCGCCAATACCGGCCGCCGTTATGCTCGCGTGGCTGGCGATTACAACCCCATTCACCTGTACGCCGTGACCGCACGCCTGTTCGGCTTCCCCCGCGCCATCGCCCATGGCTTGTGGAACAAGGCGCGCAGCCTTGCGGCGCTGCACGCGCATCTGCCACAGGCGGGTTACGAGGTGGAGGTGCGCTTCCAGAAACCGGTACTGCTGCCGACCCATGTCGCCCTGCAGGCCAGCGAGCCAGCAGCGAGCGGGCAGTTTCGCCTGATCGGCGAGAACGACACGCCGCATATGGCCGGTAGCTGGCAGCCGCTGGACATCTGACCTAGTCCGGATGCAATTCGGGGACAGGGCATCGGCAGGCACCGCCCCGGCTTGCATCCGGCTACGCACTGGGCGGCATTCCGCTTCAGCCGCGAAATGGATCGCGGCTGAAGCCGCTCCTACTCGCAGACAAAACCACTCGGCAGCTTGCAGCGCGCCTCGTTCGCGCCGAAGCTATGCGGCTCGAAAGGAGCCGCACCATGAACATCGCCGAACTCACCGCCCGCATGCATGCCATTCGCGATCACAACGACTGGCGTCGTTACCAGAGCCCGAAGAATCTGGCCATGGCCGCCAGCGTGGAAATGGCCGAGCTGGTGGAGATTTTCCAGTGGCTGAGCGAAGAGCAGTCCCGCCAGTTGCCTCCGGATCAGCTCGCCCACGCCGGGCAGGAAGTGGCCGACGTGGTGCTGTATCTCGTGCAGCTGTGCAGTGAGCTGGGCATCGACATGAACCAGGCGGTGCTCGACAAACTCGCCGACAACGAACGACGTTTCCTCAAATGAGCGACCGCCATTTCGATGAACTGGCGACCCGTTTCGCCGAGAAGATCTATGGCGGCGCCAAAGGCGCCATCCGCCTCGCCGTGCTGCAGGCAGACCTGGCCGAAGCGCTGCCGGATCGCCCGCTGCGCGTGCTCGATGTCGGTGCCGGCCTTGGCCATATGAGCCTGTGGCTGGCCCAGCGCGGCCACCACGTAACGCTGACCGAACCCGCCGCACCGATGCTAGAAGGGGCACGCCAACGCTTCGCCGAAGCAGGCCAGAGCGCCACCTTCATCCAAGCGCCCTGGCAAGAACTGCTCGGTAAACTGCAGCAGCCCTTCGATCTGGTGCTCTGTCACGCGGTGCTGGAATGGCTGGCCGAGCCGGCCGCGATCCTGCCGGTACTGCACCAGCTGACAACGCAGGACGGCTGGCTGTCGCTGGCCTTCTACAACAAGGACGCACTGATCTACCGCAACCTGCTCAAGGGGCACTTTCGCAAACTGCGCAAGGAACAATTCGCCGGCGAGAAGCAGAGCCTGACTCCACAGCAGCCGGTCGACCCACGCGAACTAGGCACGCAACTAGACGCGTACTGGCAGGTCGAAAGCCGTAGCGGCGTGCGCGTATTCCACGATTACATGCCGCATGAATTCCAGGCCAAGGCCGAACTGATCGACTTGCTGGAGATGGAGCTGGCTCACCGTCGCCATCCCAGCTTCGCGGGGCTCGGCCGCTACCTGCACTGGATCTGCCGGCCACGCTGAAAGCGCTGCGGGCACGTTGGACGAAGCCTGCAGTCCGGCGTAGCCTGAGCCTATCGGGAATGTCGCGCGCGACCACGGAGACGACCATGCGCACCGCCATCGCCTTACTCACTCTGCCACTGCTGGCGGCCTGTCAGAGCCAGAACCCCTACCAGGCCGAATCGCTGCCGATACCACCGGCCCCCGCCGCTGCGGCCAGCACCTTCGACCGCAGCGCCTACCCGGCAGCGCCACGTGACTATGGCCGTTATCGCAGCTGGAGCTGGGAAGGCGGACGCCCGCCCAGCGGCGCGTCCTGGGCCGGGGGTGAACAGCTGGCCGATAGCGTTAGCGCCGGCCTCGACCAGTACGGCTTGCGCCCCGCTCTCAATGGCCCCGGCGATCTGCTGGTCAGCGCCCGGATCAGCCAGGAAACCCGTCTGCGTCAGTATCAGGACAACATCGGCGGCTACTATGGCGCCGGTAGCCACTGGGATCGCCGTTACGGCGCCTGGGGTGGCGTGCCGGTGGTGCGCACCTATGAACAGAAGGTGGCCGTGGTACGCATCGACCTGATCGACCCACGAGACCGCCAGGTGGTCTGGTCCGGCAGCGGCGAAGCTGTCGCCGGCAAGGATCAGTCAGCCCAGGCTGACGCCATACGAGTCGCCATACGCGCAGCGTTGGACGGCTACCCTCCCTATTGATCCCGCCGCGTTCACTGCCACTGGAGCCCATCATGCGTGCCCTGCCCTACCTGTTCCTCACCTTGCTGCTGAGTGGTTGTGCCAGCGTCAGCCTGGAGCGCGACTTCGACCCCAGCCGTGATTTTGCCGCCTACCGCACCTGGAGCTGGATGGACGACAAGCTCGCCTACCAGCCAGACGATGCACGTCTCAAGAGCG
It encodes:
- a CDS encoding ABC transporter permease subunit, with the translated sequence MTTSTSLDQSLLYPSPLKEFWHAFKHNKGAVCGLAFILLIVFCALFAPWIAPHHPSEQYRDFLLTPPVWLEGGQWQFLLGTDELGRDLLSRIIHGARLSLLIGLASVVLSLVPGILLGLCAGFFPRLLGPGIMRLMDIMLALPSLLLAVAIVAILGPGLINTIFAIAIVSLPSYVRLTRAAVMGELNRDYVTAAQLAGASLPRLMFVTVLPNCMAPLIVQATLSFSSAILDAAALGFLGLGVQPPTPEWGTMLASARDYIERAWWVVTLPGLAILLSVLAINLMGDGLRDALDPKLKNAI
- a CDS encoding ABC transporter ATP-binding protein — encoded protein: MSLLDIHNLSVRFGGADAVPVVDGLDLSVKKGEVLAIVGESGSGKSVTMMALMGLIDAPGIVHADCLQFDGTDMLRLKGRQRRHIVGKDLAMVFQDPMTALNPSYTVGFQIEEVLRQHMGLKGKAARARALELLERVEIPGAASRLDAYPHQLSGGMSQRVAIAMAIAAEPKLLIADEPTTALDVTIQAQIMELLLNLQRDQGMALVLITHDLAVVAETAQRVCVMYAGQAVELGQVPTLFDAPSHPYTEALLKALPERSLAEHGSGASRLATLPGIVPGRYDRPQGCLLSPRCPYVQERCRQQRPALDEHARGAARCFFPLEVA
- a CDS encoding peptide ABC transporter ATP-binding protein; translation: MSNVLEAHELTRHYNVSRGLFKPAATVQALNGVSFNLEAGKTLAVVGESGCGKSTLARALTLIEQPSSGSLQIAGREVTGASKAERRQLRRDVQMVFQNPYASLNPRQKVGDQLAEPLLINTRLSAAERREKVQAMMQQVGLRPEHYHRYPHMFSGGQRQRIALARAMMLQPKVLVADEPTSALDVSIQAQVLNLFMDLQEQFGTGYVFISHNLAVVRHVADDVLVMYLGRPVEMGPAEVLYERPLHPYTQVLLSATPTIHPDPDKPRVRVSGELPNPLDPPSGCAFHKRCPYADQRCREERPELRLIAARQVACHHVERLE
- a CDS encoding HD-GYP domain-containing protein, which translates into the protein MRGMLDRPEQELILVVDDAVDARQRLGALLVDRYQVKLVGSDEALHAARRKPQPDLILLGWQDDYALCRQLKIDARTRHIPLILVTARSEVADEQLGFDLGAADYITKPVSPPIVLARVKAQLQLKVATDYLRDKSEYLELEVKRRIRDIQNLQDVTIEAMASLAVMRDNPCSRRLVRTERYMTCLAAALARQQPALSDALNEERIAQLGKSAMLHVIDRLTLPDRVLLNHGEPDEDDLRLLKEGVIAGRDALERAERRLGSITDFLSDAKDIVYGQHERWDGKGYPQGLHGEQIPLSARLMALVGDFEALTCPHPYLPPVSLDQAVAQISAASGTRFDPMVVLAFVEATPEFLHIAQTLADDAAAVGVELQRLEDSLAESIELTLPSVP
- the ada gene encoding bifunctional DNA-binding transcriptional regulator/O6-methylguanine-DNA methyltransferase Ada — protein: MLDHERCWQAVCERDAAQDGLFVFAVRSTGIYCRPSCPARRPRRDNVSFHHDAASAEAAGFRPCKRCSPQGQSPAQQLDALVAAACELLRGEVRLTLPQLAARIGLSPSHLARAFKARTGMTPNAWAAAERRRRLDDHLLQADSVLDAALAAGYSGTRALYEKPQAMSPGQRRQRGAGEHLRYAIAPCPLGQVLLATSDQGICALLFGDEPAALREELQQRFAAARLEEDEEGLRASLEQVLAQLEEPERAAHLPLDIRGTAFQQRVWQALQGIPRGETRSYAQLAGQLDSHPRAIARACASNAIGLLLPCHRVVASDGSLSGYRWGLARKRQLLEQEQS
- a CDS encoding DJ-1 family glyoxalase III, with the protein product MSKRALIAVADGSEDLECVTLIDVLRRAEIEVVLASVEDRRMITCARGTRLTADAMLLDVLAQDFDLIVLPGGMPGAQRLADFEPLAERVRKQAKAGELFAAICAAPAVALQHYGVLRQRRMACYPSFSDRLSGCSFVDEPVVVDGNCITSQGPGTALAFALTLVEQLVGRSTRNEVAKAMLV
- a CDS encoding NCS2 family permease — protein: MLERLFQLQAHNTNVRTEVLAGVTTFLTMAYILFVNPSILSETGMDKGAVFVATCLAAAFGSAVMGMIANYPIALAPGMGLNAFFTYTVVLGMGHTWQVALGAVFLSACLFFLLSIFKIREWIINSIPLELRSAIAAGIGLFLALIALQNAGIVVANPATMVGMGDLGSPQALLAILGFFLIIGMEALRITGAVLISILVVTGLSILLGVSEFGGVVSMPPSLAPTFMQLDIAGALDVGLISVIFAFLFVDLFDNSGTLIAVAKKAGLMRKDGHLPKMGRALIADSTAALGGSLLGTSTTTSYIESAAGVSAGGRTGLTAIVVAVLFLFALFFAPLAGSVPAFATAPALLFVAVLMASGMAEIEWSDITVAAPVVVTALAMPLTYSIATGIAFGFITWVAAKTLAGRARELNGMLVALAVFCVIKLSLF
- a CDS encoding AraC family transcriptional regulator; amino-acid sequence: MRDLTDDVALMRPVIDALRASGADPDRVLARVGLPPGGLPAGRFPHAAQAAFWKAASEECGEEHVGLFLAQHLPAFHGLLLEYLFLSSETFGAGLRHALRYVRLLSDTLNARLDVDGERAVLSLGLSPGTPRHFPEMLAGAVIRLFSALTEDEFTPLEVQFMHEEGASAERYQAVYGCPGRLGADAYVLVFDAAVLDKPSRHAAPELLRMHESLARRQLAEVERLDLVRQVRELIAELLVDGGATLEQVAGRLNMPARRLRERLAMAGVRFNDLITDYRCRLAKELLLKTDERIEVIVERTGFSEPSTFYRAFKRWVGETPVEFRKRGKT
- a CDS encoding MaoC family dehydratase; its protein translation is MATEWLDLNAPPALPGLFLRAALRRKVTGRQLPNLGLRCRVEVDPRHLQRYRQICAIADSAYLPPVYPHILAFGLQMKLLTDRRFPFPLLGLVHLENRIRVLRPLGGLGPFQISVQVVDLQPHDKGATFSLITRLEDQLGLLWEGDSRILCRALRLDGQPQPRAEQQPLQLMPLADWAAPANTGRRYARVAGDYNPIHLYAVTARLFGFPRAIAHGLWNKARSLAALHAHLPQAGYEVEVRFQKPVLLPTHVALQASEPAASGQFRLIGENDTPHMAGSWQPLDI
- a CDS encoding nucleotide pyrophosphohydrolase, which produces MNIAELTARMHAIRDHNDWRRYQSPKNLAMAASVEMAELVEIFQWLSEEQSRQLPPDQLAHAGQEVADVVLYLVQLCSELGIDMNQAVLDKLADNERRFLK
- a CDS encoding methyltransferase, whose protein sequence is MSDRHFDELATRFAEKIYGGAKGAIRLAVLQADLAEALPDRPLRVLDVGAGLGHMSLWLAQRGHHVTLTEPAAPMLEGARQRFAEAGQSATFIQAPWQELLGKLQQPFDLVLCHAVLEWLAEPAAILPVLHQLTTQDGWLSLAFYNKDALIYRNLLKGHFRKLRKEQFAGEKQSLTPQQPVDPRELGTQLDAYWQVESRSGVRVFHDYMPHEFQAKAELIDLLEMELAHRRHPSFAGLGRYLHWICRPR
- a CDS encoding DUF4136 domain-containing protein; the encoded protein is MRTAIALLTLPLLAACQSQNPYQAESLPIPPAPAAAASTFDRSAYPAAPRDYGRYRSWSWEGGRPPSGASWAGGEQLADSVSAGLDQYGLRPALNGPGDLLVSARISQETRLRQYQDNIGGYYGAGSHWDRRYGAWGGVPVVRTYEQKVAVVRIDLIDPRDRQVVWSGSGEAVAGKDQSAQADAIRVAIRAALDGYPPY